One genomic region from Argentina anserina chromosome 2, drPotAnse1.1, whole genome shotgun sequence encodes:
- the LOC126784589 gene encoding 4-hydroxy-tetrahydrodipicolinate reductase 1, chloroplastic-like, with product MMMASLLNAPANCYLFQPQKASLLAATGTSRGFSGIHLKQRLPSPAVKKMIMTPKMSISAVPVENPATSNTNKFDIHIMVNGCSGKMGKAIISAAESAGLNVVPVSFGSAEESGQTIQVGTKEILVHGPSEREITLKSLLIKYPGLIVIDFTVPSAVNENAELYCRVGVPFVMGTTGGNRDLLYKTVQDSKVYAVISPQMGKQVVAFLATMEIMAEQFPGAFSGYSLQVMESHQASKLDTSGTAKAVISCFQKLGVSFDMDQVQLVRDPQQQLEMVGVPEEHLSGHAFHMYHLTSQDQTVSFEFQHNVCGRSIYAEGTVDAVIFLAKQVHLKADKRIYDMRDVLREGNMR from the exons aTGATGATGGCGTCCTTGCTCAACGCCCCAGCCAACTGTTACTTATTTCAGCCACAAAAGGCGTCACTGTTAGCTGCAACTGGAACCAGTAGAGGATTTTCTGGTATCCATCTGAAGCAGAGACTTCCATCACCAGCTGTGAAGAAGATGATAATGACCCCGAAGATGTCAATTTCAGCTGTCCCGGTTGAGAACCCTGCTACCTCTAATACCAACAAGTTTGACATTCATATCATG GTAAATGGTTGTAGTGGTAAAATGGGGAAGGCCATTATCAGTGCAGCAGAGTCTGCTGGACTCAATGTGGTTCCTGTTTCATTTGGATCTGCTGAAGAGTCTGGGCAAACCATTCAAGTTGGCACAAAAGAGATTCTAGTGCATGGTCCTTCTGAAAGAGAAATTACACTTAAATCTCTTCTCATCAAATATCCCGGTTTGATCGTGATTGACTTTACTGTCCCTTCTGCAGTAAATG AGAACGCAGAGCTATATTGCAGAGTCGGAGTGCCCTTTGTTATGGGAACAACTGGTGGTAATAGGGATCTGTTGTACAAGACTGTACAAGACTCAAAAGTCTACGCAGTAATTTCCCCTCAAATGGGAAAACAG GTTGTTGCGTTTCTTGCAACCATGGAAATAATGGCTGAGCAATTTCCTGGAGCTTTCTCTGGGTATTCCCTGCAG GTGATGGAATCCCATCAAGCGAGTAAACTTGACACATCAGGAACTGCTAAGGCTGTTATATCCTGCTTCCAGAAGCTGGGAGTGTCTTTTGATATGGATCAG GTCCAATTGGTAAGGGATCCCCAGCAACAGCTGGAGATGGTGGGAGTTCCAGAGGAGCATTTGTCTGGTCATGCATTTCACATGTATCATCTGACTTCACAGGATCAAAC AGTTTCTTTTGAGTTTCAGCATAATGTCTGTGGTAGATCAATATATGCAGAGGGGACCGTTGATGCTGTAATTTTCCTTGCTAAACAG GTTCATTTGAAGGCAGACAAACGGATATATGATATGAGGGATGTCCTGCGAGAGGGTAACATGAGATGA